In the Candidatus Bathyarchaeota archaeon genome, one interval contains:
- a CDS encoding flavodoxin family protein: MRVLIAYYSETGNTEKVARAIYEEASKKHEANLKRVDEVAVDILNDYDVVFLGSACHSTDLAAPIKRILDAIPHPPKFKLAGFFTHATSSEGFNRWASKCTSSFQKTSKEKKIDFEGCYNCQGVPSPPIQEFIKREVITSPDEWEKYIKEVMNHPTPEDLQKAREFARKVLSQVQE; this comes from the coding sequence ATGAGAGTGTTGATTGCTTATTATAGCGAAACTGGTAACACTGAGAAGGTTGCTAGAGCCATTTATGAAGAGGCTTCAAAGAAGCATGAGGCAAATTTGAAGAGAGTTGATGAGGTTGCAGTGGACATTTTGAATGATTATGATGTTGTTTTTCTAGGTTCAGCTTGTCACTCAACAGACCTAGCGGCTCCAATAAAAAGAATCTTGGATGCTATTCCACATCCACCTAAGTTTAAGCTTGCAGGATTCTTTACTCATGCAACCTCCTCAGAAGGGTTCAACAGATGGGCATCTAAATGCACATCATCTTTTCAAAAAACAAGCAAAGAAAAGAAAATTGACTTCGAGGGTTGTTACAATTGCCAAGGTGTACCATCTCCTCCAATACAAGAATTCATAAAGAGAGAGGTAATCACATCCCCTGATGAGTGGGAAAAATATATCAAAGAAGTCATGAATCATCCAACACCTGAAGACCTACAGAAAGCTAGAGAATTCGCAAGAAAGGTTCTATCACAAGTTCAGGAGTAG
- a CDS encoding ferrous iron transport protein A — MRWLTLELQLSSLETGRRGIVIRIAGDIAARRRIIAMGIVRGTKIKVVRKAPLGDPIEFELKDYNLSLRRREAEKIYVDVEEE; from the coding sequence TTGAGATGGCTAACTTTGGAGTTACAATTAAGCAGCCTCGAAACAGGTCGAAGAGGAATAGTCATCAGAATAGCGGGAGACATCGCAGCAAGACGTAGAATAATAGCTATGGGTATTGTAAGAGGGACCAAAATTAAAGTCGTCCGAAAAGCACCCCTTGGCGATCCGATAGAGTTCGAACTAAAAGATTACAACTTGAGTCTGAGAAGAAGAGAGGCGGAGAAAATCTATGTCGATGTGGAGGAAGAATGA
- a CDS encoding aryl-sulfate sulfotransferase: MRKELSLTFVLLVIEIAFLTCASITSVGLGLAPSASNMSGESLTATYVHPFDGYTLFAPMRSTITYLIDNSGQVIHTWESDYRPALSVYLLENGSILRTAFPGLPSNSTFTAGGGTGGLVQKIDWNGTVVWEFKYSNNQHLLHHDIEALPNGNVLMIAWEHKTGEEAIAAGRDPSLLTDGELWPDHIIEVEPTGATGGDIVWEWHAWDHLIQDYNSTAENYGVVAAHPELIDINVYGRPGADWNHINSIDYNEEFDQILLSVNAFREIWVIDHSTTTEEAANHTGGNSGKGGAILYRWGNPQTYRAGDADDQKFFHQHDAQWVESGFSGAGNILVFNNGQNRLDGSYSSVDEIVPPVDSNGSYSITYGSAYGPEEQTWIYTAEPPTSLYSSGISGAQRLPNGNTLVCDGQGGRFFEVTTEKEVVWEYVNVFPNGGMNNVFKVCRYGRDFSGLLDLIRPNDVAITNVDVDKTTVLQGQEVIIEATVENQGVFTETFNVTAYANATEIGRELVNDLEQGASQVLSFAWDTGSFTGGNYTINVAADVVANETDTLDNTFTYGVNIRVLSHDVAVVNVTLFKTIIGQGYSTFANVTVRNQGDYTETFDVTLNVTTMIIDTFTNITLASRNSMSVNFVWNATGYEKGNYTLYAYASLVDGEIDLEDNMFTVWVLVTIPGDINGDSEVNIFDIVTIAGAYNAEQGEPHYIANCDIDGDGDIDIFDIVAAAGNYGESWEP, encoded by the coding sequence ATGAGAAAGGAGTTATCACTAACTTTCGTGTTGCTTGTTATTGAAATCGCTTTCTTAACATGCGCTTCGATTACTAGTGTTGGGCTTGGCTTGGCTCCATCGGCGTCCAACATGTCCGGTGAGTCTTTGACGGCGACGTACGTACACCCCTTCGATGGATATACTTTGTTTGCTCCCATGCGCTCAACGATAACCTACTTAATTGACAATAGTGGACAAGTCATTCACACGTGGGAAAGCGATTACAGACCCGCGCTTTCTGTGTATCTGCTTGAAAACGGAAGCATTCTTCGCACCGCCTTTCCAGGTCTTCCGAGTAATTCTACTTTTACAGCTGGAGGTGGTACTGGGGGACTTGTTCAGAAGATCGACTGGAATGGGACAGTCGTCTGGGAATTCAAATATTCAAACAATCAACACCTTCTGCATCATGATATAGAAGCATTACCAAATGGTAACGTGCTTATGATCGCCTGGGAACATAAAACGGGTGAAGAGGCGATCGCGGCAGGCCGTGATCCTAGCTTGCTGACTGATGGCGAGCTTTGGCCCGATCATATCATTGAAGTCGAACCCACAGGTGCAACAGGGGGCGACATCGTCTGGGAATGGCATGCCTGGGATCATCTAATTCAGGACTACAATTCAACTGCAGAAAACTATGGCGTCGTAGCAGCCCATCCGGAGCTGATAGACATCAATGTATATGGGCGACCTGGCGCCGACTGGAATCACATCAACTCTATTGACTACAACGAAGAGTTTGATCAGATTTTACTCAGTGTTAATGCATTTAGAGAAATCTGGGTGATTGATCACAGTACCACGACCGAGGAAGCTGCTAACCATACTGGGGGAAACAGTGGAAAAGGCGGTGCCATTCTTTACCGGTGGGGTAATCCTCAAACTTACCGAGCTGGAGATGCAGACGATCAGAAGTTTTTTCATCAACATGATGCTCAATGGGTTGAATCAGGTTTCTCAGGGGCGGGAAACATTCTGGTTTTCAACAATGGTCAGAACCGCCTCGATGGATCATACTCTTCTGTGGATGAGATTGTGCCACCTGTAGATAGCAACGGTAGCTATTCCATTACTTACGGTTCTGCCTATGGCCCTGAAGAACAGACATGGATATACACAGCTGAGCCTCCGACCAGTTTATATTCCAGTGGCATTTCAGGTGCCCAGCGACTTCCTAATGGAAATACACTTGTTTGTGATGGACAAGGGGGACGCTTCTTCGAAGTTACCACTGAAAAGGAAGTCGTCTGGGAGTATGTCAACGTTTTTCCCAACGGGGGGATGAACAATGTGTTCAAAGTATGTCGCTATGGACGGGATTTTTCAGGGTTGTTGGACCTGATACGTCCTAATGACGTAGCTATTACCAACGTAGATGTTGACAAGACTACAGTGTTGCAAGGACAGGAAGTGATAATAGAGGCAACAGTCGAGAATCAGGGTGTTTTCACTGAAACGTTTAATGTGACAGCCTACGCCAATGCTACTGAGATTGGTAGGGAGCTTGTCAACGATTTGGAACAAGGTGCAAGTCAAGTTCTAAGTTTTGCGTGGGATACTGGCAGCTTCACTGGAGGCAATTACACTATAAACGTCGCAGCGGATGTCGTAGCCAACGAAACTGATACTTTAGACAACACATTCACATATGGTGTTAACATAAGAGTATTATCTCATGATGTTGCGGTTGTAAATGTTACACTCTTCAAAACTATAATTGGGCAGGGATACTCAACATTTGCAAACGTGACTGTTAGAAATCAAGGTGATTATACTGAAACATTCGATGTGACATTAAATGTCACTACAATGATCATTGACACATTTACAAACATAACCTTGGCGAGTCGAAACTCTATGTCTGTCAATTTTGTGTGGAATGCTACTGGTTACGAAAAAGGCAACTACACACTCTACGCTTATGCCTCTCTAGTCGATGGAGAGATCGATTTGGAGGACAATATGTTTACTGTGTGGGTGCTAGTAACTATTCCAGGTGACATTAATGGAGATTCAGAAGTAAACATTTTTGATATTGTCACAATAGCTGGCGCCTATAACGCAGAACAAGGAGAGCCCCACTACATTGCTAACTGTGACATCGATGGCGACGGAGACATAGACATATTTGACATAGTAGCTGCGGCTGGAAACTACGGAGAAAGCTGGGAACCATAG
- a CDS encoding ferrous iron transport protein A, producing MMMEIPLGTLAIGTEAKITKIYGGRCLVRRLSEMGFTPGTQVKIVHNHNPYAGPVLVEVKDSRIALGRGVSMKIMVEEVM from the coding sequence ATGATGATGGAAATACCTCTCGGCACACTTGCCATTGGAACTGAAGCTAAAATTACAAAGATCTACGGAGGAAGATGTCTCGTCAGAAGATTGAGTGAAATGGGCTTCACTCCTGGAACGCAAGTCAAGATTGTACATAATCACAATCCCTACGCAGGTCCTGTGCTCGTAGAGGTTAAAGACTCTAGGATAGCTTTGGGAAGAGGTGTTTCCATGAAAATCATGGTAGAGGAGGTAATGTGA
- the mntR gene encoding transcriptional regulator MntR has translation MGMVEVNRLSETEEGYVETIHGLIREHGYARVTDIAYALDVKPPSVTNMLQKLDAQKFVTYTRYRGVVLTSKGKLLAEILEQRHQALKKFLIMIGVSKETAEKDACEIEHKINRETIGKLTRFVEFVQSAPETPLFLKHFKEFEKTGKRPRHCKLKKVE, from the coding sequence TTGGGAATGGTTGAAGTAAATAGGTTGAGTGAAACTGAGGAAGGTTATGTTGAAACAATCCACGGTCTAATCAGAGAACATGGCTACGCCAGAGTTACCGACATAGCTTATGCATTAGATGTGAAGCCTCCAAGCGTAACAAACATGCTACAGAAACTGGATGCACAGAAGTTTGTTACCTATACGCGGTATAGAGGGGTTGTACTAACGTCTAAAGGGAAGTTGCTTGCAGAAATTCTAGAACAACGGCATCAAGCATTAAAGAAGTTTTTGATTATGATAGGGGTTAGTAAAGAGACTGCTGAGAAGGATGCTTGCGAGATAGAACATAAAATAAACCGTGAAACCATAGGAAAGCTCACAAGGTTCGTAGAATTTGTGCAGTCAGCACCGGAAACACCCCTTTTCCTTAAGCATTTTAAAGAATTTGAAAAAACCGGGAAGCGTCCGAGACACTGCAAGCTGAAGAAGGTAGAATGA
- a CDS encoding Lrp/AsnC family transcriptional regulator: MKKLKDIDYRILSELLKNSKMSDRKLAKKIGVSQPTVTRRRARLEKDVIDGYTLVPKWEKLGYEILAFTFVKTKQTLGLKEKYKAAHERGTKWLMNQANVIMSGGCRGMGVNGFMISVHKSYSDFDSFMAKHKRELGDTFTDVQTVLVNLGGNQILKPLHLKYLAEAK; encoded by the coding sequence TTGAAGAAACTAAAAGATATTGATTATCGAATTCTCTCTGAATTGCTAAAGAACTCTAAGATGAGTGATAGGAAACTGGCTAAGAAAATTGGAGTTTCTCAACCAACCGTCACAAGAAGGAGAGCAAGGCTAGAAAAGGATGTAATAGACGGTTATACTCTTGTCCCAAAATGGGAGAAACTGGGATATGAGATTCTTGCATTCACGTTTGTCAAAACGAAACAGACCCTTGGATTAAAAGAAAAATATAAAGCTGCCCACGAGAGAGGAACAAAATGGCTGATGAACCAAGCCAACGTCATTATGAGTGGTGGATGCAGAGGAATGGGTGTGAATGGCTTTATGATATCGGTTCACAAGAGCTACTCAGACTTTGACAGCTTCATGGCTAAACATAAACGAGAATTGGGGGATACGTTTACTGATGTTCAAACGGTTCTTGTGAACCTTGGTGGAAATCAAATACTCAAGCCTCTTCATTTGAAATACTTGGCAGAAGCAAAATAG